One window from the genome of Pedobacter schmidteae encodes:
- a CDS encoding GNAT family N-acetyltransferase yields the protein MIREARPEDASAVARLIILAMEDLAMKFTGATDPYEAVPLFEKFAAMPANQYSYENMLVYEAEGVVCGMISAYNGADLKALRAPFLAYVAATFGFNETPADETEEGEYYLDCISVAPGNQGKGIGQALIKAMVGYAAEHHYPRLGLLVSKENPKAKKLYTNLGFKVVKDKHFMGGEYFHMQHC from the coding sequence ATGATAAGAGAAGCGCGACCAGAAGATGCCTCCGCAGTAGCGCGGTTGATTATATTGGCTATGGAAGACCTGGCTATGAAATTTACCGGTGCCACCGATCCTTATGAGGCGGTTCCTTTATTTGAAAAATTTGCGGCTATGCCGGCTAACCAGTACAGCTATGAAAATATGCTTGTTTATGAGGCTGAAGGTGTAGTATGCGGAATGATCAGTGCCTACAACGGTGCAGATTTAAAAGCATTGAGAGCTCCTTTTTTAGCTTATGTAGCGGCAACATTTGGTTTTAATGAAACCCCGGCCGACGAAACGGAAGAGGGAGAATATTATTTGGATTGTATAAGTGTTGCGCCCGGTAATCAGGGAAAAGGTATTGGCCAGGCATTAATCAAAGCAATGGTTGGTTATGCAGCTGAGCACCATTATCCTAGATTAGGATTATTGGTGAGCAAGGAGAACCCCAAAGCCAAAAAACTGTATACCAATTTGGGTTTCAAGGTGGTAAAAGATAAGCATTTTATGGGGGGCGAATATTTTCATATGCAACACTGTTAA
- a CDS encoding GNAT family N-acetyltransferase: MTRIFAETDRIILREILPEDVGAMFELDSDPEVHRYLGNKPIQTIEQAAAQIEFIRQQYVDYGIGRWAIVDKKSNEFVGWGGMKFRTDTVNQHTNYYDVGYRLLRRFWGLGYATESAKASVKYAFEVLNLPVVYAMAECGNSGSRNALLKTGLKITAQLEDDGVLCDWFEMSKQDWLQQN; the protein is encoded by the coding sequence ATGACGAGGATCTTTGCGGAAACAGACCGCATTATATTACGCGAAATTTTGCCTGAAGATGTAGGGGCTATGTTTGAACTGGACAGCGATCCGGAAGTACATCGTTATCTGGGTAATAAGCCCATCCAAACAATCGAACAGGCCGCGGCCCAGATTGAGTTTATCCGGCAGCAATATGTTGACTACGGAATTGGCCGATGGGCTATTGTAGATAAGAAAAGTAATGAATTTGTGGGCTGGGGTGGTATGAAATTCAGAACGGATACCGTAAACCAGCATACCAACTATTATGATGTAGGCTACCGTTTGCTACGTCGGTTTTGGGGCTTGGGATATGCTACGGAATCAGCAAAAGCTTCGGTAAAATATGCTTTTGAAGTGCTCAACTTGCCTGTGGTATACGCTATGGCCGAATGCGGAAATTCTGGTTCCAGAAATGCGTTGTTAAAAACGGGACTAAAAATTACTGCACAGCTGGAAGATGACGGTGTTTTGTGCGATTGGTTCGAGATGAGCAAGCAAGACTGGTTACAACAAAATTAA
- a CDS encoding DUF2784 domain-containing protein: protein MYQLFDFFFTILHLFIVGFNLLGWIWQRTRRLHFILVLLTAGSWLLLGIWYGLGYCPITDWQWQIKTHLGETHLANSFIKYYADKVTGKDVSADFIDAATAICFATAALLSVYVNFIKRKTRSK, encoded by the coding sequence ATGTACCAGCTTTTTGATTTTTTCTTTACCATACTTCATTTATTTATTGTAGGATTCAATTTGCTGGGCTGGATTTGGCAGCGGACCAGAAGATTACACTTCATTTTAGTATTACTTACCGCGGGATCATGGTTGTTGCTGGGTATATGGTATGGTTTGGGCTATTGTCCCATTACAGACTGGCAATGGCAAATCAAAACACATCTTGGTGAAACTCATCTGGCCAATTCCTTTATCAAATATTATGCAGATAAAGTAACAGGAAAAGATGTATCCGCCGATTTTATTGATGCAGCTACGGCCATCTGCTTTGCAACAGCAGCTTTGCTATCGGTATATGTAAATTTTATAAAAAGAAAAACACGGTCAAAATAA
- a CDS encoding energy transducer TonB: MNKLRFLLLSFLVVGFTSANAQRQNMYFLKNNGQYVKLRDSADYLRIVKEPEQGSDLYIVNEHYLDGNNKSMGFSSRIDPPLYEGQYVSYYKNGKKKMVANYKKGKLIDTAYTYYPNGKLYTVVGYSVATDGTAEKYFQSVKDSTGKDLVLNGNGACVFYDSNFKMITESGNIKNGLYDGVWAGYEAKLKYKDTYANGKLVSGESTDTDGSIYTYTKVDILPQFKGGMERFYKYLGKTIRYPDECYRAGIQGKPLVRFTVLKDGSLKDIRVMNGVHPLLAAEALRVIKASPAWEPGVQRGKPVNVVFNVPVSFTLSR; the protein is encoded by the coding sequence ATGAATAAGCTACGCTTTCTTCTTCTTTCTTTCCTGGTTGTGGGTTTTACCTCCGCTAATGCACAAAGACAAAATATGTATTTCCTGAAAAATAACGGACAATATGTAAAATTACGCGACAGTGCTGATTATTTGAGAATTGTTAAAGAGCCTGAACAGGGATCTGATCTGTATATTGTGAATGAACATTACCTGGATGGGAATAACAAAAGCATGGGCTTTTCGAGTAGGATAGACCCACCTCTGTACGAAGGGCAGTACGTTTCTTATTATAAGAACGGCAAAAAGAAGATGGTAGCCAATTATAAAAAAGGGAAACTGATAGATACGGCTTACACCTATTATCCTAACGGAAAGCTATATACGGTTGTGGGATATAGTGTAGCGACCGACGGAACAGCTGAAAAATATTTTCAGAGTGTTAAAGATTCGACAGGCAAAGACCTGGTGCTGAATGGAAATGGTGCCTGTGTTTTTTATGACAGCAATTTTAAAATGATTACCGAAAGTGGCAATATTAAAAATGGCCTTTATGATGGGGTATGGGCGGGATATGAGGCAAAACTGAAGTATAAGGATACCTATGCCAATGGAAAATTGGTTTCGGGCGAGAGTACAGACACTGATGGGAGTATTTATACCTATACCAAAGTCGATATTCTTCCCCAGTTTAAAGGTGGAATGGAGAGGTTTTATAAGTATCTGGGAAAAACGATCAGATATCCGGATGAGTGTTATAGGGCCGGCATACAAGGTAAACCGTTAGTAAGGTTTACTGTGCTAAAAGATGGTTCACTGAAAGACATCAGGGTGATGAACGGTGTACATCCTTTGCTGGCCGCAGAAGCGTTAAGGGTGATTAAGGCATCTCCGGCTTGGGAGCCTGGTGTACAAAGGGGCAAACCAGTAAATGTTGTTTTTAATGTGCCGGTTTCGTTTACGTTGAGCAGATAA
- a CDS encoding alpha/beta fold hydrolase, producing MKLTLLLFLMVLCGQVPMLTQSQVYPIHPQFKKSEKPVIIFLTGDGGWNSFSILLADELGRNGYPVVSLDTRKYFWKQKTPAGFAADMNTIISKYLTQWNKDSFYVLGYSFGAEVAAFLPAHLPVTTVEKFKSMVLLSPGYSNSFEVRFINMIGSRNTNKDKYKVYPELLKSTVPVYCIFGDEERTDISHELKETGKIRKNTIPGSHHYNNDVKAVVNGVLKGLTY from the coding sequence ATGAAACTGACCTTACTCCTATTTTTGATGGTGCTATGTGGCCAGGTACCTATGCTTACACAAAGCCAGGTCTACCCCATACATCCGCAGTTCAAAAAGTCCGAAAAACCGGTCATCATCTTCCTGACAGGCGATGGTGGATGGAATTCATTCTCCATACTACTGGCCGATGAATTGGGCAGAAATGGCTATCCGGTTGTTTCGCTGGATACCAGAAAGTATTTTTGGAAACAAAAAACACCGGCAGGTTTTGCCGCCGATATGAATACCATCATCAGCAAATACCTTACCCAATGGAACAAGGATTCGTTCTATGTACTGGGCTACTCTTTTGGCGCTGAAGTGGCCGCTTTTTTACCGGCGCACCTACCAGTTACAACTGTCGAAAAGTTCAAATCAATGGTTTTACTCTCACCGGGCTATTCTAATAGTTTTGAAGTCAGGTTTATCAATATGATTGGCAGCAGAAATACAAATAAAGATAAATACAAGGTGTATCCCGAACTGCTCAAATCAACCGTCCCGGTTTATTGTATTTTTGGCGATGAAGAGCGTACCGACATCAGCCATGAACTAAAGGAAACCGGCAAAATCCGAAAAAATACCATCCCAGGCTCTCATCATTACAACAACGACGTAAAGGCAGTAGTAAACGGCGTGTTAAAAGGATTGACTTATTAG
- a CDS encoding (deoxy)nucleoside triphosphate pyrophosphohydrolase — translation MLKVTCAIIVREDGKVLVTQRSATMKLPLKMEFPGGKMEAGESAEACLIREIWEELQLHIQIVASITAVDYVYPDFSIHLIPFVCRITGGELVLKEHINYAWLAPQELKGLDWAEADIPVVDHYLTTIDRI, via the coding sequence ATGTTGAAAGTCACCTGCGCGATTATAGTACGTGAAGACGGGAAGGTGTTGGTTACACAACGCAGTGCAACTATGAAGCTCCCTTTGAAAATGGAATTTCCGGGTGGTAAAATGGAGGCTGGCGAAAGTGCAGAAGCTTGTCTGATCAGGGAAATCTGGGAAGAGTTGCAGCTCCATATCCAAATTGTAGCTTCTATTACTGCCGTGGACTATGTCTATCCGGATTTTTCCATTCACCTCATCCCATTTGTATGCCGGATAACCGGCGGCGAACTGGTGTTAAAGGAGCATATAAATTATGCCTGGTTGGCCCCGCAGGAGCTGAAAGGGCTGGATTGGGCGGAGGCCGATATTCCGGTCGTTGACCATTATCTGACTACAATAGACAGGATTTAG
- a CDS encoding gamma-glutamyltransferase family protein, with protein MKQLFIGFILSCCVWPLFAQQTQKPVLHGRNWMVITGKPLAATAGAMVFQQGGNAVDAACAMLAATCTMWDTLSWGGETQALIYNPKTKKVIAINALGIAPTGATVDFFKKKGYDFPPEYGPLAATTPGTPGGLIYMLLNYGTFSLEQVLAPAMQMAAGYPIEAQAANTIERQKSLIKEWPYSKKVFFTHPGEKREAPEAGEIFVQKDLLATLGKMVEAERTALKQGKSREKALMAAYDRFYTGDIATEFVRGCQEQGGLITLQDLAGWKPLEEEPLTVNYKGIDVYKLQQWTQGPVMLQALNILENFDLRSMGYNSPKYIHTLYQAMNLSFADRDFYYGDPYMGTKGPIKGLLSKAYARKRADLIQFDRNNPDIAPGDPYPFEGRINPYQHLMKKRGFELDTNSRNFAPKHDMGSNLPDEAYLDRLWRGTTSVEAADKTGWVVSITPSGGWLPACIAGNTGIGMSQRMQSFVLDSTLNPFNVVAPGKRPRVTLSPSLALKDGKPYLSSAVQGGDTQDQNLLQFFLNVAEFGMNVQQASEAANFNTNQLWLSLGGTKTEDRKPKPGQLLLNNSTSEATRATLSKMGYILSFGDRTSGPVNAIYFDWKHQSLWGGSSNHGEDYGIAW; from the coding sequence ATGAAACAGTTATTTATTGGATTTATTTTAAGCTGTTGTGTATGGCCTTTATTTGCGCAGCAAACACAAAAACCAGTTTTACATGGTCGCAATTGGATGGTTATTACGGGGAAACCTTTGGCTGCAACGGCAGGAGCAATGGTTTTTCAGCAGGGAGGAAATGCGGTAGATGCGGCCTGTGCCATGCTGGCAGCCACTTGTACTATGTGGGATACGTTAAGTTGGGGTGGCGAAACGCAGGCGTTGATTTATAATCCTAAGACAAAAAAAGTTATTGCTATTAATGCCTTGGGTATTGCGCCTACGGGTGCAACAGTAGATTTTTTTAAAAAGAAAGGGTATGATTTTCCTCCAGAGTATGGCCCCCTGGCAGCCACTACACCCGGAACCCCGGGAGGGCTGATCTATATGTTGCTGAATTATGGAACGTTTAGTCTGGAACAGGTACTGGCACCGGCCATGCAAATGGCTGCCGGATATCCCATTGAAGCACAAGCTGCAAACACGATTGAACGGCAGAAAAGCTTAATCAAAGAATGGCCGTATAGTAAGAAGGTGTTTTTTACCCACCCGGGAGAAAAAAGAGAAGCGCCGGAAGCAGGAGAAATTTTTGTACAAAAAGATTTACTGGCTACACTTGGTAAAATGGTGGAAGCGGAAAGAACTGCACTAAAACAAGGTAAAAGCAGGGAGAAGGCCTTGATGGCAGCGTACGACCGGTTTTATACCGGAGATATTGCTACAGAGTTTGTACGTGGATGTCAGGAACAGGGCGGGTTGATTACCTTGCAGGATCTGGCCGGATGGAAACCTTTGGAAGAGGAGCCATTAACAGTAAATTATAAGGGAATTGATGTTTACAAATTACAGCAATGGACACAAGGCCCGGTAATGCTTCAGGCATTGAATATTTTAGAAAATTTTGACCTCAGATCGATGGGCTACAACAGTCCAAAATACATTCATACTTTGTACCAGGCCATGAACCTTTCTTTTGCTGATCGTGATTTCTATTATGGCGATCCTTATATGGGTACAAAAGGGCCGATTAAAGGATTGCTGAGTAAGGCATATGCCAGGAAACGTGCAGATCTGATACAGTTTGACAGGAATAATCCTGATATTGCGCCAGGTGATCCATATCCCTTCGAAGGGAGGATAAACCCTTATCAGCACCTCATGAAAAAAAGGGGATTTGAACTGGATACCAACAGCAGAAATTTTGCACCGAAACATGATATGGGTAGTAATTTGCCTGATGAAGCTTATCTGGACCGGCTGTGGCGGGGCACTACTTCGGTTGAGGCTGCAGATAAAACGGGCTGGGTTGTTTCCATTACACCTAGCGGTGGCTGGCTGCCAGCCTGTATCGCCGGGAATACAGGGATAGGAATGAGCCAGCGGATGCAGAGTTTTGTGCTGGATTCTACCTTAAATCCATTTAATGTGGTGGCCCCGGGTAAAAGACCCAGGGTAACCTTATCACCTTCATTGGCCCTAAAGGATGGAAAACCCTATTTGTCATCAGCAGTGCAGGGGGGTGATACGCAGGACCAAAACCTGTTACAGTTTTTTTTAAATGTTGCTGAATTTGGCATGAATGTACAGCAGGCGTCGGAAGCTGCTAATTTTAATACCAATCAACTTTGGCTGTCATTGGGAGGTACTAAAACGGAAGACCGTAAACCAAAACCCGGACAGCTATTGTTAAACAATAGTACCAGCGAAGCCACACGTGCAACCCTGAGCAAAATGGGGTATATATTGAGTTTTGGTGACCGGACCAGCGGCCCGGTCAATGCCATTTATTTCGATTGGAAACACCAGTCGCTATGGGGCGGCTCCAGTAACCATGGCGAAGACTATGGAATAGCCTGGTGA
- a CDS encoding phosphatidylglycerol lysyltransferase domain-containing protein, translating to MNKARLYISKLVYNKFFWQLFVALFMIAMAIFFIRQEHIELVKIKDQLSQSHPLYIFLGIVLTGIYVAAQGLMYICSFKALNKKLSLGLATRLFLKRNLVSVFLPAGGFSSLVFFTKDIEEKGITKSQIHLASTLFGFCSILSVVVVAIPVLAIALLFTKIGTAELLSFAFLILLTAAFILLIYSVSVKGRAYRWLSRLRPSLSTVLDDMVSEKINKKQFWMTLLVSIGIEVIGIVHLYISMLAIGLDASWPAAIIGYVVMVILLIASPFLRGLGAIEISLTFVLQQFGFPILAAATITLLFRFFEFWIPLFAGLASFLTKKDNLILRILPACIILILGIVNIISAITPAIPTRLRMVKDLLPEDLIVTSNALVLVFGLTLVIISIFLLQGSKRAWYAALFLTVFSFFGHLIKAADYEEALLAFIAGSALLYTRSSYKLRPHAKLVSIDYAVLLYAILAVLAYGVLGFYFIDKRHFGIDFHFTQALKAVLQLFFLIDNQGMVPLTRFGERFQDSIYVAGATVILFVVFSLLRPYFSRPYNSKEDFDLARLLLQKYGISALDYFKVYPDKFLFFNTDKTAFISFKLTRHFAIVLEDPVAENETESLNMIRMFEVFCGQNGFISAYYRVPEKSLPMYASAGYKSIPIGEEAVLDLTAFTLDGGKMKTTRSAISRLTAEGFCLKVYPEPIKEGLLQKLEKVSDSWLEELDQKEVAFTQGVFDTCILKMQTIITVEDAEEKVYAFLNLVPDYAPGEATYDLIRRVSDAPNGVLDMLLAQTFMYLKVQGYTAVNMGLAPLSGMEKVNVAQKTIKYAYENFKMFGQFKGLRKYKEKFYPNWEKKYLIYSHNYHLLQVPSALRRVSEGS from the coding sequence ATGAATAAAGCCAGGTTATATATTTCTAAACTTGTTTATAATAAATTCTTCTGGCAACTATTTGTAGCGCTTTTTATGATTGCTATGGCCATATTCTTTATCAGGCAAGAGCATATTGAGTTGGTAAAGATTAAAGACCAGTTAAGCCAAAGCCACCCCTTATATATATTTCTGGGCATTGTTTTAACAGGTATTTATGTTGCTGCACAGGGACTGATGTATATATGCAGTTTTAAAGCCCTAAATAAAAAGCTTTCGCTGGGTTTGGCCACCCGATTATTTTTGAAACGCAACCTGGTTAGTGTTTTTTTGCCTGCCGGCGGTTTTTCTTCGCTGGTCTTTTTTACCAAAGATATTGAGGAAAAGGGGATAACTAAATCTCAGATCCACCTGGCCTCTACCTTATTTGGTTTTTGTAGCATCCTTTCAGTGGTTGTGGTGGCCATTCCTGTGTTGGCTATCGCTTTGCTGTTTACTAAAATCGGAACTGCCGAACTGCTGAGTTTTGCGTTCCTGATATTGTTGACTGCGGCTTTTATCCTGCTCATTTATTCGGTGTCTGTAAAAGGGCGGGCTTACCGTTGGCTTTCGCGCTTAAGGCCGTCGTTGTCTACGGTGCTAGACGATATGGTAAGCGAAAAAATCAACAAGAAACAGTTCTGGATGACTTTACTGGTGTCTATAGGTATTGAGGTGATTGGTATTGTACACCTCTATATCTCCATGTTGGCCATAGGGCTTGATGCCAGCTGGCCTGCGGCCATTATTGGCTATGTAGTGATGGTAATTTTGCTAATCGCATCGCCATTTTTAAGAGGTTTAGGGGCTATAGAGATTTCGCTGACCTTTGTTTTGCAGCAATTTGGTTTCCCTATTCTCGCTGCCGCAACCATCACTTTATTATTTAGGTTTTTTGAGTTCTGGATTCCATTATTTGCGGGTTTAGCAAGTTTTCTGACAAAAAAAGATAACCTGATCCTCAGGATTTTGCCAGCTTGCATCATTTTAATATTGGGCATTGTAAACATTATTTCTGCCATTACGCCTGCTATTCCTACCAGGCTAAGGATGGTAAAGGATTTGTTGCCCGAAGATTTGATTGTGACCAGTAATGCCCTGGTGCTGGTTTTTGGTTTAACGCTGGTCATCATCAGTATATTTTTACTGCAGGGATCGAAACGGGCCTGGTATGCGGCACTTTTTCTGACTGTATTTTCATTTTTTGGACATTTGATTAAAGCGGCAGACTATGAAGAGGCGTTGCTGGCATTTATAGCCGGTTCTGCCTTATTGTATACCCGAAGCTCATATAAACTGAGGCCGCATGCTAAGCTGGTTTCTATTGATTACGCCGTTTTGTTGTATGCCATACTAGCTGTACTGGCCTACGGTGTGCTGGGCTTTTATTTTATCGATAAGCGACATTTTGGAATTGACTTCCATTTTACGCAGGCGCTGAAAGCGGTTTTACAATTGTTCTTTCTGATCGACAATCAAGGCATGGTGCCATTGACCCGTTTTGGCGAGCGGTTTCAGGATTCTATTTATGTGGCAGGGGCAACTGTCATTCTTTTTGTGGTGTTTAGCCTGCTGAGGCCTTATTTTTCCAGGCCTTACAATTCTAAGGAAGATTTTGACCTTGCCCGGTTGTTATTGCAAAAATACGGGATATCGGCTTTGGATTATTTTAAAGTGTATCCAGACAAATTCCTGTTTTTTAATACAGATAAGACTGCTTTTATCAGTTTCAAACTGACCAGGCATTTTGCTATTGTATTGGAAGATCCGGTGGCAGAAAATGAAACAGAGAGCCTGAATATGATCCGCATGTTTGAAGTGTTTTGTGGACAGAATGGTTTTATCAGCGCTTATTACCGCGTGCCCGAAAAATCATTGCCGATGTATGCATCAGCAGGATACAAATCTATCCCGATAGGCGAGGAAGCTGTACTGGATCTGACTGCTTTTACGCTGGACGGCGGCAAAATGAAGACAACCAGAAGTGCCATCAGCAGACTTACTGCCGAGGGGTTTTGTCTGAAGGTATACCCGGAACCAATAAAAGAAGGCTTGTTGCAGAAACTGGAGAAAGTGTCGGATAGCTGGCTGGAAGAATTGGATCAAAAGGAGGTTGCGTTTACGCAGGGTGTTTTTGATACTTGTATTTTGAAAATGCAAACCATCATTACAGTAGAAGATGCAGAAGAAAAGGTATATGCATTTTTGAACCTGGTGCCCGATTATGCTCCCGGAGAGGCCACTTACGACCTGATCAGACGGGTAAGTGATGCACCCAATGGGGTGTTGGATATGCTACTGGCCCAAACTTTTATGTATCTGAAAGTGCAAGGCTATACGGCCGTAAATATGGGGCTTGCACCCTTGTCGGGTATGGAAAAGGTAAATGTTGCCCAAAAAACCATTAAGTATGCCTATGAGAATTTTAAAATGTTTGGGCAGTTTAAAGGATTAAGAAAATACAAAGAGAAGTTTTATCCAAACTGGGAAAAGAAATATCTTATTTACAGCCATAATTATCACTTGCTGCAAGTGCCATCGGCCTTGCGAAGGGTGTCGGAGGGAAGCTAA
- a CDS encoding calcium:proton antiporter: protein MMQKLPLPLWTIVSPILAWLAYFGSSLNLGGMYLLFLAAMLVAAVLAAVHHAEVVAHKVGEPFGTLLLALAVTVIEVALIVSLMLTGGPETAALARDTVFAAVMIILNGIIGICLLSGGVRYKEQVFTLPGVGAALVTLTAILVLTLILPNYTTTTPGPQYSSVQLIFVAIVCLVLYGAFVLVQAVRHRDYFLPPEADGDEEVHAAPPTLKVALLSAFLLLLCLGIVVLLAKALAPDIENAVVQAGAPKSLVGVIIAAVVLLPEGLAAFRAAKKNRLQTSLNLALGSALASIGLTIPAVAIVSMFTGMSITLGIDMKSTVLLLLSMFTIMLSLATGKTNVLQGIVLVVIFAVYLFTIIAP, encoded by the coding sequence ATGATGCAAAAATTACCCTTACCGTTATGGACTATTGTTTCGCCCATTTTGGCCTGGCTGGCTTATTTTGGCTCGTCGCTAAATTTAGGGGGGATGTACCTGTTGTTTTTGGCCGCAATGCTGGTGGCGGCTGTATTGGCTGCTGTACACCATGCCGAAGTGGTAGCTCATAAGGTTGGCGAGCCATTTGGTACTTTGCTGTTGGCCCTGGCGGTTACGGTTATTGAAGTTGCGCTGATTGTTTCGCTGATGTTGACTGGTGGCCCTGAAACAGCTGCGCTGGCAAGGGATACGGTTTTTGCAGCCGTAATGATCATTCTGAATGGAATTATTGGCATTTGCTTGTTAAGCGGAGGAGTGCGATATAAGGAGCAGGTTTTTACCTTGCCGGGGGTTGGGGCCGCTTTGGTTACATTAACCGCGATATTGGTACTTACACTGATCCTTCCAAATTATACCACTACTACACCCGGACCTCAATATAGTTCGGTTCAATTGATTTTTGTAGCTATTGTATGTCTGGTATTGTATGGAGCATTTGTGCTGGTACAGGCGGTAAGGCATCGCGATTACTTTTTACCTCCAGAAGCAGATGGAGATGAAGAGGTTCATGCCGCACCACCGACTTTAAAGGTAGCGTTATTGAGTGCATTTTTGTTGCTTTTGTGCCTGGGGATAGTGGTTTTACTGGCCAAAGCTTTAGCCCCCGATATAGAGAATGCGGTAGTACAGGCTGGTGCGCCCAAGTCGTTGGTGGGTGTAATTATTGCAGCCGTAGTATTGTTGCCTGAAGGACTTGCTGCTTTTCGTGCGGCAAAAAAGAACCGCTTACAAACTAGCCTTAATCTGGCATTGGGCTCGGCATTAGCCAGTATTGGTTTGACCATACCGGCGGTGGCCATTGTTTCTATGTTTACCGGCATGAGTATCACTTTGGGAATTGACATGAAGTCAACCGTTTTACTATTGCTTTCCATGTTTACCATTATGCTTTCGCTGGCAACCGGCAAAACCAATGTTTTACAAGGTATAGTACTGGTGGTTATTTTTGCTGTTTACCTTTTTACAATTATCGCGCCTTAA
- a CDS encoding Dabb family protein, whose translation MIAHHVLFWLKADTTEDQKNAFRKGLESLENIEVVKTFHIGTPAPIERAVVDTTYTFSLVLFFEDLAAHDVYQVHEIHKAFLDEFRILFEKVIIYDAH comes from the coding sequence ATGATAGCTCATCACGTTTTGTTCTGGCTAAAAGCCGATACCACTGAAGATCAGAAAAATGCTTTCCGTAAAGGATTGGAATCCCTTGAAAACATAGAAGTTGTAAAAACTTTTCACATCGGTACCCCTGCACCAATTGAGCGTGCGGTGGTAGATACTACCTATACTTTTTCGTTGGTTTTGTTTTTTGAGGATTTAGCAGCCCATGATGTTTATCAGGTACATGAAATCCACAAAGCATTTTTAGATGAGTTCAGGATACTTTTCGAAAAAGTGATTATTTACGACGCGCATTAG
- a CDS encoding AcvB/VirJ family lysyl-phosphatidylglycerol hydrolase has protein sequence MSCNKLHIIFLIGLIGLTGCSLLKRERVTQHSGIERSDFDLPVFAYPAADSNNNQTLVLMLSGDGGWLEFEDKLSLEFSRAGFTTVGFNSRDYFWERKTPRQTADDLGMLLRVYIRQYNPVKIVLCGYSFGADVTPFVYNRFRPRLKSRIAVVALLSPFATTDFKVHTSDLLNIAKDNRKYKVKAEIDRIKAPIFCFYGTNEEPKPQGEVVKPGFTLKLLPGDHRYDDAAFKTIVETISKEVKPK, from the coding sequence ATGTCCTGCAACAAGCTACATATCATCTTCCTTATTGGCTTAATTGGCCTAACGGGATGTAGCTTATTGAAACGGGAACGTGTAACACAACATAGCGGTATCGAACGCTCTGATTTTGACCTGCCGGTATTTGCGTACCCGGCAGCCGATAGCAACAACAATCAGACCTTGGTTTTAATGCTTTCCGGTGATGGTGGCTGGCTCGAATTTGAGGACAAACTTTCGCTTGAGTTTTCCCGTGCGGGCTTTACAACTGTGGGTTTTAACTCCCGTGATTATTTTTGGGAGCGAAAAACGCCCAGACAAACGGCCGACGACCTGGGCATGCTGCTACGCGTCTATATCAGGCAATATAATCCGGTCAAAATTGTACTGTGCGGTTATTCCTTTGGGGCAGATGTAACTCCTTTTGTCTACAATAGATTCCGGCCACGCCTTAAAAGCCGAATTGCTGTAGTAGCCTTGTTATCGCCTTTTGCCACTACAGATTTTAAGGTCCATACATCCGACTTGCTCAATATTGCCAAAGACAACAGAAAGTACAAAGTAAAAGCCGAAATAGACCGCATTAAGGCGCCCATATTCTGTTTTTACGGGACAAATGAAGAACCTAAACCACAGGGGGAAGTAGTAAAACCTGGTTTTACACTTAAATTATTGCCTGGTGATCATCGTTATGACGATGCTGCATTTAAAACTATTGTGGAAACGATAAGTAAGGAGGTAAAGCCCAAATGA